GATAATAAGATCTTAGTGACCTTAGACGGAGATAACGGGGTTAATTTGCAAGACTGTATTGATGTAAGTAGAGCCATAGAGCACAACTTAGATAGAGAAGAACACGATTTCGCTCTAGAAGTTGCCTCTGCGGGTGCGACATCACCGTTGAAATTGTTGCGTCAGTATAAGAAGAATATTGGTAGAAAAGTGAAATTAGTTACTTTAAATCAAGAGAAATACGAAGCAACAATCGCATCAGTCGGAGAAGCATCGATCGTATTACAGTGGAAAGCGCGTGAAGCAAAAGCTGTTGGAAAAGGAAAGGTTACAGTTGAAAAAGAAGCTGTTATACCATTCGAAAATATAAAAGAAGCTAGTATAATAATTTCATTTTAAAAAAATATCAGAT
The window above is part of the Myroides odoratus DSM 2801 genome. Proteins encoded here:
- the rimP gene encoding ribosome assembly cofactor RimP is translated as MTFKNKVQELLDAALAEKQELFLIEMTISPDNKILVTLDGDNGVNLQDCIDVSRAIEHNLDREEHDFALEVASAGATSPLKLLRQYKKNIGRKVKLVTLNQEKYEATIASVGEASIVLQWKAREAKAVGKGKVTVEKEAVIPFENIKEASIIISF